ATGAGCTTCGATACAACGGACAGCGCTCCTTTTGTCCCCAAAGCTGTTGTTATTGATAACAAATTTGATTGGGGGAACGACAGTCCGCTGCGGGTACCGATGCATCAGAGTGTGATTTATGAAACCCACGTAAAAGGTTTTACAGCGACACATCCTGACATTCCCGAAGAAATAAGAGGAACCTATGCTGCTTTGGCACATCCTGTTGCTATAAATTACCTGAAAGAACTGGGTATTACTGCCGTCGAATTGTTGCCGATCCATCATTTTTTGACTGACCGTCATTTAAAGGACAAAGGACTCACTAACTATTGGGGATACAATAGCATCGGTTTTTTTGCTCCCGATGTGTGCTATTCCGCTTCAGGTACACATGGTGAGCAGGTTATGGAATTTAAAAAAATGGTCAAGGCCTTACATGATGCCGGTATCGAAGTGATCCTCGATGTTGTCTACAACCATACCGGCGAAGGTAACGAAATGGGGCCAACACTGTCTTTTAGAGGGATTGATAATGCTTCTTATTATCGCTTGGCGGAAGATCCACGGTATTATATGGATTTTACCGGAACTGGCAATACCTTAAATACACGTCAACCCAATGTATTACGTCTGATTATGGACAGTCTGCGCTATTGGGTTGAGGAAATGCATGTTGACGGGTTCCGCTTTGATTTGGCATCAGCATTGGCACGGGAGTTACACGAGGTCGATAAATTAAGTTCATTCTTTGACGTTATTCATCAAGATCCCATAATTTCACAGGTTAAACTCATTGCGGAACCTTGGGATATCGGAGAAGGGGGCTACCAAGTTGGCGAATTTCCTGCCGGCTGGGCCGAATGGAATGGAAAATACCGTGATTGTATCCGCGATTATTGGATCGGGGCAGACAGCATGATTGCTGAATTTGCCAATCGCCTTACAGGATCCTCCGATTTGTATAGGGGGGATAATCGAACACCTTCGGCCAGCGTTAATTTTATTACGGCCCACGATGGATTTACACTTCATGACCTCGTATCGTATAACGATAAGCACAACGAAGCCAATGGCGAGGATAATCAAGATGGTGAAAGTCACAATCGCTCCTGGAACTGCGGGGCCGAAGGACCGACAGATGATGCTACAGTAAATAGGCTAAGACAAAAACAAAAACGAAATATGCTGGTGACCTTGTTCCTGTCGCAAGGTGTGCCTATGCTCGTTGCTGGCGATGAACTGGGCAGAACACAGCAAGGCAACAATAATGCGTATTGCCAGGACAATGAGATCTCTTGGCTGGACTGGACCAGCGTGGATGGAACTTTATTGGATTTTACTAAAAAATTAATTCATTTTCGCCGTGAACACCCTGTATTCTGCCGCCGCAAATGGTTTCAAGGTATACCTATTCGTGGTACGGGTGTCGAGGATATCGTATGGTTTCTCCCAGATGCATCTGAGATGGACGATCATCATTGGCAGGAGGATTATGCCCGTTCCCTTGCTGTATTTCTCAATGGTCAGGGAATTCGATCAGTAGACACCGATGGTAATAAAATAGTGGATGCCAATTTTTACCTTTTATTTAATGCCCATTGGGAAGATGTCGCCTATAAACTCCCTAGTGAAATCTATGGGGCTTCCTGGAATAAGATCATAGATACGAATAGCGATAGGATAGGTGATTTTGAGGAGTTTCCAGCTGGGGATACGGTTTTAGTTCCCTCGCGCTCGATTCTTTTATTTCAATCACAATAGAGCGACCACTGGATTATGAGCAAAACAGGAATCAGACAATTAGGGGTTCAATACAATGGCAAGCTATGGGAAATTCGCGTATGGGCGCCAAATGCAAAGAATGTCTATTGCATGCTTTATAATATGGGTGTCGAAATACCGCTAGAGCAGCAAGCCTACGGTTATTGGTATGCCGAAAGTGATTTAATCCGTGCGGGCGATTTGTATGAAATACGGGTAGACGACAACGAATACCCTGATCCGCTTTCTCGTTCACAACCGGAAGGTGTTCATGGACCGTCTCAAGCTGTAGACCTCGCTTTTTCATGGACCGATCAAGACTATCAGCCGCCGCAACAATCAGATTTTATCATCTATGAGCTTCATGTAGGTACATTCTCGTCGTCCCATGACTTTGATGGAGTTATCAAAAAGATTTCTTATCTGAAAAATTTGGGAATAACTGCTATCGAAATCATGCCGGTCGCTCAATTTCCCGGAGAAAGAAATTGGGGTTATGATGGCGTATTTCCATTCGCGGTACAGCATTCTTATGGTGGCGCTTCCGAATTACAACGGCTAGTTAATGCCTGTCATGAGGCTGGTATAGCTGTAATTCTCGATGTGGTCTATAATCATGTAGGCCCCGAAGGAAATTATTTTGCGCAGTATGGTCCTTATTTCACTGAGAAATATCGAACGCCCTGGGGCGATGCACTCAATTATGACGACCGTTTCTGTCACGGACAGCGGGATTTGGTAATCAACAATGTACGGATGTGGTTTGAAGACTTTCACATTGATGCGCTGCGCATGGATGCAGTACATGCGATCAAGGATTTTAGTCCAATTCACATCCTTCAGGAAATCCGTGCGGAAACGGATAATGTGATCGCTAAAACAGGGAAAAATCGATATCTCTTTGTTGAGTGCGATCTTAACGACAGAAGATTTTTAGACCCCTTGGCAAAAAATGGCTTTGCGATGGATGCGCAGTGGCTAGATGAGTTTCACCATGCCTTACGCGTAGCCGTAGGTGAGCCGAAGAAAGGTTATTATCGGGAGTTTAATGGCGTTGAAGATCTCGCAAAAGCCTACGAGAAGGCCTATGTTTTTGATGGGAACTATTCTTTTCATCGCGAGAAATTTTTTGGAACAGATACGGCGGGTATTCCAGGCGATCGCTTCATTGTTTTCAGTCAGAATCATGATCAGGTCGGCAATAGGATGCTGGGTGATCGTGCGGCCTCGCTTTACGCCAGAGAAATAACACGTCTTATGACTTTTGCTGTATTCATG
The Sphingobacterium multivorum genome window above contains:
- the glgX gene encoding glycogen debranching protein GlgX, with amino-acid sequence METKIYTGSPYPLGATYDGEGVNFALFSEHAEAVELCLYTSSDEEEVAKFKITEKTHQVWHIYLSGIKPGQRYGYRVYGPHDPSQGHRFNPHKLLIDPYAKAISGTVQWDDALFAYTIGEDDMSFDTTDSAPFVPKAVVIDNKFDWGNDSPLRVPMHQSVIYETHVKGFTATHPDIPEEIRGTYAALAHPVAINYLKELGITAVELLPIHHFLTDRHLKDKGLTNYWGYNSIGFFAPDVCYSASGTHGEQVMEFKKMVKALHDAGIEVILDVVYNHTGEGNEMGPTLSFRGIDNASYYRLAEDPRYYMDFTGTGNTLNTRQPNVLRLIMDSLRYWVEEMHVDGFRFDLASALARELHEVDKLSSFFDVIHQDPIISQVKLIAEPWDIGEGGYQVGEFPAGWAEWNGKYRDCIRDYWIGADSMIAEFANRLTGSSDLYRGDNRTPSASVNFITAHDGFTLHDLVSYNDKHNEANGEDNQDGESHNRSWNCGAEGPTDDATVNRLRQKQKRNMLVTLFLSQGVPMLVAGDELGRTQQGNNNAYCQDNEISWLDWTSVDGTLLDFTKKLIHFRREHPVFCRRKWFQGIPIRGTGVEDIVWFLPDASEMDDHHWQEDYARSLAVFLNGQGIRSVDTDGNKIVDANFYLLFNAHWEDVAYKLPSEIYGASWNKIIDTNSDRIGDFEEFPAGDTVLVPSRSILLFQSQ
- the treZ gene encoding malto-oligosyltrehalose trehalohydrolase, whose protein sequence is MSKTGIRQLGVQYNGKLWEIRVWAPNAKNVYCMLYNMGVEIPLEQQAYGYWYAESDLIRAGDLYEIRVDDNEYPDPLSRSQPEGVHGPSQAVDLAFSWTDQDYQPPQQSDFIIYELHVGTFSSSHDFDGVIKKISYLKNLGITAIEIMPVAQFPGERNWGYDGVFPFAVQHSYGGASELQRLVNACHEAGIAVILDVVYNHVGPEGNYFAQYGPYFTEKYRTPWGDALNYDDRFCHGQRDLVINNVRMWFEDFHIDALRMDAVHAIKDFSPIHILQEIRAETDNVIAKTGKNRYLFVECDLNDRRFLDPLAKNGFAMDAQWLDEFHHALRVAVGEPKKGYYREFNGVEDLAKAYEKAYVFDGNYSFHREKFFGTDTAGIPGDRFIVFSQNHDQVGNRMLGDRAASLYAREITRLMTFAVFMSPYLPLVFMGEEWGTARPFPYFISHSDPELVELVRQGRKREFEDFLTDHEVPDPQDETIFRQAVLDWDELNRQPYQQQLSYYKSLIAFRKSNPLLKNMQRSDIRTECLCDKKVLSIYVEQKERQMIILMNFSAHLQHVNLPAAVQWTLSFDTSVLDADLLAETDAVAVQDCSLLPWSGYAYTSK